The sequence below is a genomic window from Chitinophagaceae bacterium.
ATCTTTACCCTGCTGCGCCATGCTGATGGCATTGGTTTTATCTCCGGTTTTTTGAAAGAGGCGCGCACTCACTATAAAAGTGGAATATTCAGGGTTTAAAACTGTTGCATGCTGTGCCCACAGGGCGGCCTGACTGAGCGCCGTCATATCTTCTATGTTTTTGTAAAATACATCGGCCATATCATGCAACTGGTGATAATCGTTCCAGGCGAAATTTTTTGCACCGGATAAACAGACATTTTTATAACCATTCCAGTTGAACGTATGCTCATAAATCTCTTTGTCGTAGAGGAACAGCACTGAATCAACCTTGAAATTATGAATGGCAGCAGCCGAAGGACGTTTGCGGAAATAACTTGCTGTATCTTTTGCTTCTACCATTGGTGCAAGTGTTTCTGTAACGATGTTACTGATTTTGCGCTGCACTCTTCCAGGAGAAGCAATGGCTGAAAATTCTTTCTGATGCGTCAGCACAAATTGAAATTGCGATGAGTTGATGTCGCTAACTCCGTTCGCAATGATCTTCCAGTTAATTTCATTCAATAAATCCGAATCTTTTTTTGTGGCGAAATATTTTGATGCAACTGCAGTATAATCCATCGCGCCGCGCCGCAAAGCCATCAGGTAAGCATAACACTTATCAGGATTGGACACATCATCATCAAACTGCTTTTGCAGGTAAGGCAATTGTTTTTCAACGGTCAATGCACTTTTCCCCTGGTCTATGAATTCAGCCGGTTTGAATTCGCCCATCAGGCGATATAACGTAGTTCCATTCTTATCAAGAAAAATAAAAGTCGGATACATTTTAACTGCAAACTTCTTGTAAAGGTCAATGCCTTCGCCGGCTTCCATGTCAATTTTTATGCAGATAAAATTGGCGTTGTAATAGGCAATCAATGAGCTGTCAATAAACACTTCTTCCTTCATTTTCTTGCAATGGCCACACCACGAAGTATAGCACATCAGGAAAACAGGTTTCGATTCCATTGAAGATTTTTCCAGGGCTTCCTTATAGCTGATGTCGCGAAAGAGCTGTTGTGATTGTGCCTCTACAAAACTCGGAAGCAGCAATAGAAAGAAAAGTGCGAAGCGTTGCATGGAACATTGATAAGGACAAACGAAAGTAAAAAATGTCCTGCACATGAAACGATGTTGCCCGCATCTGTACCTTTAGATAAAGGAGGATGGAAGAGGTAAGATTACATCTCACATCTGTATCAGGCAAACAGAATTAGGTAAATTAGACCGCCCCCGTGTCTACCGAAGGGGACACGGGGGATTCAACGACAAAAAGCAATTTAATAAGTTGTCAAAAGCCTTCTATGATTTCACCATAATGAACCAAAGGAAATTTACACTGTCTTTGATACTCATAAAAGGCAGGGCTTACACTGGTACAGTGTAAAGTCGCTAGCGAGATTCCATTTTCCTCTTACAGGATTGTGATGAATGTAATTAATCTTTTGATGCAGCATTTTCCTATCTCTCACAGGTTTTGCATCAAAGGAATTCCGGAACACCTGGTGCAGTTTTCCACGCTTTCGATCACTGGTGGTGACTGCATTGCTTAATTGATCCAGTAATTGGTAATTGTCGTATTGACGCAACCTGGCAACTATTCCATATGCCATGAATCTTTTTCCATTGCTGATCAATGTATTTAACCTTGGGTGATCAAGTGGTGTAGCCAGGATAAAATGCAGGTGGTTGGGCATAATGACAAAAGCGCACACCTGAAATCCTTTAACTGTTATGATTTCAAACCATTTATAAACCTGGTCATAAGATTTGGTAACTTCAAACAATGGAAGCCACTTGGTGCAGGTGAACTTGCAGAAGTATAATTGCCCAGGGAGATCGTGAATGGTCTTGCCTTACATATAAAATATATGTGCGGAAGATAAGAATTACAGGCATTGAATTCCCCCGTGTCCCCTTCGGGAGACACGGGGGCGGTGTAAAAATTTATACAGGCCAAAGCATTGATGTTTCTAATTTAAAAGCAGGATTTTATTTACTGCAGGTTTCTGATGGCATTAAAATTTGCCACGGATATTTCATCAAGCAATAAAATTCAAACAAAATGAAAAACAAAAATTTAGTAAAGGCAATTTGCCTTTCAGTCATTCTAATGTCGCCCATAAGCTGGGTTAAAGCTCAAATGTGGCAGGCAGTAAGCGGTAATAACTATGCTACGACATTGCAAAATACCGATAAGGTAGGTATTGGAACGAATACAACAATTTCATCCATGCTTCAAGTCGATGGAAGTTCGGCATACTCAGTTAATACTGGGGAATTGTTTCGCACGATTGCACCCTCATCAACTGCGTCTTACTGGCGCTTGCTTAGAATGGTTTCAGGAACACCCACTGAATTTGGAACTATTTATAATAATGCGGACAATCATTTTTATTTAGAGGCGGTGAATGGCGGAGGTGATATGATTTTCCAAACAGGAGGTGCAAACGGACGCATGATTATTAAATCTGGTGGAAATGTGGGCATCGGAAATTTTACAGCTCCAAGCAGGCTGCTAGATGTATTTGGCTCGGCTAACAGTCCACAATTCCGAATAAGTTATGATGCCAGCAATTATACGGACTTCAAAGCGCGTTCAAATGGAAATCTGATTATCAATCCTCTGAGTTCAGGTCCAACAGCAATGAAGGTGGGTATTGGAAACTTTGCCACGTCTGATGATCCCACCAACAAATTGGAAGTGGTAGATGGAGGTGGAGATCCCCAATTGAGGTTATCTTATACTCATGGCACTTTGTCTACAATTTTTGAAACAAATGTTGACGGTGATTTGAGAATTGCATCTACTTCCGGCCTTCATGGAATTAATGTAAATCCAAACACGCCTGGCGCGCGAATGTAGCAAATCCATGAGCGGATGGTTCGTGTGCCTGAATAAAACGCAAATCCATTTTCTTTCAATATTGAAAAAATAATTTTAAAACCGGTAACTTAAACATATTAAGTGCGTATTACATACAAATCTTTAATAACCATTATGCTGCTGCAAGTATTAAATAGCCTCTTCATCGTTAAAGAATTCATTTTTCGTTTTCTTATCACACCTATACTGATTATAAGTTTTCTGCTATATACATTCCTTGCATCCTTCAATTCCTGTTTGGTACTTCGCCTGATCGCTCACAGCGTTTCACGGCGTAAGTACCGGTTGAAGCGATTCTTTTTGTTTCAATGATTTCTCAAATCAAGAAGTATTCAGAAACGCCATTCTACTCTATTGCCAATGTCTTTTTTAAAGGACGAGGAGGCGCATTTTTTGGTAGCTTTCAGAAAAACCAAATCATCTTGCTATGAAAAACCTGTACATAATTTTGT
It includes:
- a CDS encoding thioredoxin family protein, producing the protein MCRTFFTFVCPYQCSMQRFALFFLLLLPSFVEAQSQQLFRDISYKEALEKSSMESKPVFLMCYTSWCGHCKKMKEEVFIDSSLIAYYNANFICIKIDMEAGEGIDLYKKFAVKMYPTFIFLDKNGTTLYRLMGEFKPAEFIDQGKSALTVEKQLPYLQKQFDDDVSNPDKCYAYLMALRRGAMDYTAVASKYFATKKDSDLLNEINWKIIANGVSDINSSQFQFVLTHQKEFSAIASPGRVQRKISNIVTETLAPMVEAKDTASYFRKRPSAAAIHNFKVDSVLFLYDKEIYEHTFNWNGYKNVCLSGAKNFAWNDYHQLHDMADVFYKNIEDMTALSQAALWAQHATVLNPEYSTFIVSARLFQKTGDKTNAISMAQQGKD